The following coding sequences are from one Raphanus sativus cultivar WK10039 unplaced genomic scaffold, ASM80110v3 Scaffold1889, whole genome shotgun sequence window:
- the LOC130504921 gene encoding endoplasmic reticulum oxidoreductin-1-like has product MGKGAIKEEESERKRQTWQWPLVALVVVLLAVAVSSRTASNAGFFFTDRNSCSCSLQGSGKYKGIVEDCCCDYETVDNLNSEVLNPLLQDLVATPFFRYFKVKLWCDCPFWPDDGMCRLRDCSVCECPENEFPEPFKRPYNIAGLPSDNLICQEGKPQAAVDRTIDNIAFRGWVETNNPWTHEDDTDNGEMSYVNLQLNPERYTGYTGPSARRIWDSIYSENCPKYSSGETCPEKKVLYKLISGLHSSISMHIAGDYLLDESRNLWGQNIELMYDRILRHPDRVRNMYFTYLFVLRAVTKATAYLEQAEYDTGNHAEDLKTQSLIKQLLYSPKLQTACPVPFDEAKLWQGQGGPELKQQIQKQFRNISALMDCVGCEKCRLWGKLQVQGLGTALKILFSVGNQDKEGDQTLQLQRNEVIALVNLLNRLSESVKMVHEMGPDVERLMEDQIAKTSARPGRLRRVLDLAFSFW; this is encoded by the exons ATGGGAAAAGGCgcaatcaaagaagaagaaagcgaaAGGAAGAGACAAACATGGCaatggccgttggtggctttggtCGTTGTCTTATTAGCAGTTGCTGTCAGCTCTAGGACCGCTTCTAATGCCGGTTTCTTCTTCACCGATCGTAACTCTTGCAGCTGCTCACTTCAG GGAAGTGGTAAATACAAAGGTATAGTTGAGGACTGTTGCTGTGATTACGAAACGGTGGACAATCTCAACAGTGAGGTTTTGAATCCTTTGCTTCAAGATCTCGTCGCTACTCCGTTCTTCCGTTACTTCAAGGTCAAACTGTGGTGTGATTGCCCGTTCTGGCCAGACGATGGGATGTGTCGTCTGCGTGATTGCAGTGTCTGTGAATGTCCAGAGAACGAGTTCCCTGAGCCGTTTAAAAGGCCATACAATATTGCAGGTCTTCCTTCAGATAATCTGATTTGTCAAGAGGGGAAGCCTCAAGCTGCTGTTGACCGCACTATAGATAACATAGCATTTAGAGGTTGGGTCGAGACTAATAACCCATGGACGCATGAGGATGACACAGATAACG GTGAGATGAGTTATGTAAATCTTCAATTAAACCCGGAGAGGTATACTGGTTACACTGGACCATCTGCTAGAAGGATTTGGGACTCTATATACTCAGAGAACTGCCCAAAAT ATTCATCTGGAGAGACATGTCCAGAGAAAAAGGTTTTGTACAAACTGATATCAGGTCTTCATTCTTCAATCTCCATGCACATAGCTGGTGATTATCTTCTTGATGAGTCACGCAACCTGTGGGGACAGAACATCGAGCTGATGTATGATCGTATCCTGAGGCATCCGGACCGTGTCAGAAACATGTACTTCACGTACCTCTTTGTGCTACGTGCTGTAACTAAA GCAACAGCGTACTTGGAGCAAGCGGAGTATGACACAGGGAACCATGCGGAAGATCTGAAAACACAGTCCTTGATTAAACAATTGTTGTACAGTCCGAAACTCCAAACAGCATGTCCTGTTCCGTTTGATGAAGCTAAGCTCTGGCAAGGCCAAGGTGGACCTGAACTCAAACAGCAGATTCAGAAACAATTCAGGAACATAAG TGCACTGATGGATTGTGTAGGTTGTGAAAAGTGCCGGCTTTGGGGGAAGCTTCAGGTTCAGGGTTTAGGGACAGCGTTGAAAATACTTTTCTCTGTTGGGAATCAAGACAAGGAGGGTGACCAAACG CTGCAACTGCAACGAAATGAAGTGATTGCACTGGTGAACCTGCTCAACCGTCTCTCTGAGTCAGTTAAAATGGTTCACGAAATGGGACCTGACGTGGAGAGGCTAATGGAGGATCAGATAGCTAAGACTTCAGCTAGACCTGGTAGATTAAGAAGAGTATTGGATCTAGCTTTCTCCTTCTGGTGA
- the LOC130504922 gene encoding kunitz trypsin inhibitor 2-like, with protein MKKPSVTSFLITLLLSAAVCAHGTTESNGNPVKVGEKYFMQPVKTEHNNGGGLVPAATNILPSCPLGITQTRLPYQQGIPVTFRYTETIDRDFITTNTSINIEFRSDIWPVCNEFSKLWAVDDSSSAKESAIIIGGKHKSPNSAFKIQNVTVEEHTYKLTTSYGTVGTTPGAWLSAPQLLVTNDESKTLVVKFVKADDANKATTSATSRVEKLGLRMFPFY; from the coding sequence atgaagaagCCTTCGGTGACCTCTTTTCTCATTACTCTCCTCTTGTCTGCAGCTGTCTGCGCCCACGGCACTACAGAATCCAACGGAAATCCAGTTAAGGTCGGGGAAAAATACTTCATGCAGCCGGTTAAGACAGAGCATAACAATGGAGGCGGTCTTGTTCCAGCCGCCACTAACATACTTCCGTCTTGTCCACTTGGCATCACCCAAACACGTCTTCCGTACCAACAGGGCATTCCCGTTACCTTCCGATATACAGAAACTATCGACAGAGACTTCATTACCACAAACACCTCTATAAACATCGAGTTCAGGTCCGACATCTGGCCAGTCTGCAACGAGTTCTCCAAGTTATGGGCAGTCGATGACTCCTCATCTGCCAAGGAGTCTGCCATTATCATCGGTGGTAAACACAAGAGCCCAAATAGCGCGTTTAAGATACAGAATGTTACTGTAGAAGAACACACTTATAAGTTGACCACCTCGTACGGAACCGTTGGAACTACCCCAGGGGCTTGGTTAAGTGCACCGCAGCTACTTGTCACCAATGATGAGTCTAAGACCTTAGTCGTCAAGTTCGTGAAGGCTGATGATGCTAATAAGGCTACTACTAGTGCTACTTCTCGTGTTGAAAAGTTAGGTCTAAGGATGTTCCCATTCTACTAG
- the LOC108824553 gene encoding uncharacterized protein LOC108824553 — protein sequence MAYKSATTWDILRPRQDTKSWVDVVWFKGAIPKLSFHMWIANYDRLPTRTRLAAWGLPITTQCPFCSNFDETRDHLLLSCEYSKAIWREVFARCHPPSAPLLDWSELLSWIRRAPSSQLILLRKLATQITVYHLWKQRNNLIHNHLSFPASTVFYGIDKELRNIISARRHRKRFDSLMLLWMR from the exons ATGGCATACAA GTCCGCCACGACTTGGGACATACTAAGACCGAGACAAGACACCAAAAGCTGGGTTGATGTAGTATGGTTCAAAGGAGCTATACCTAAGCTCAGCTTTCATATGTGGATTGCTAATTATGACCGACTTCCCACACGAACTAGGCTGGCGGCATGGGGTTTACCAATCACCACGCAGTGCCCCTTCTGCTCCAACTTCGACGAAACCAGAGACCACCTACTACTCTCCTGCGAATACAGCAAAGCTATCTGGAGGGAAGTCTTCGCAAGGTGCCACCCGCCTTCTGCACCTTTACTTGACTGGTCTGAGTTGCTATCTTGGATCAGGAGAGCTCCATCCTCTCAGCTAATCCTCCTGAGGAAGCTGGCGACCCAAATAACTGTGTATCATCTATGGAAACAGAGGAACAATCTGATTCATAATCACCTATCTTTTCCGGCCTCAACTGTGTTCTATGGCATCGACAAAGAGCTTAGGAACATCATCTCAGCAAGGAGACATAGGAAAAGATTTGATTCTCTCATGCTTTTGTGGATGAGATAA